aacacaggcGTGCCCCCAGACACACCCTTGTGGGATCGCTGTCAGGGAAACAACTACCCCATAGATGCATCTACATGCAGAACATGGTCACAGATGCTCAGCGCAGACAAATTCACAGGGCACATTAACATGCAAGTGAAAAGGTTATCAGCTTCTTACCTTGTCCAGCACCTTTTGTGGAACCTTTTCTGTCATCGGTGTGTCAATGAATCCTGGGAGTACCGTGTTACAGCGGATGCCGTATCTGCTCCGAGAAAAACACAGGTTTCACTCATCTGCTCTGTACCTCACGTGCAGTCACACTGCATAAAAGATGGGCTGCACTCACCTGTACTGTGCATGCAGGGGAAGGGCTGCACTCACCTGTACTGTGCATGCAGGGGAAGGGCTGCACTCACCTGTACTGTGCATGCAGGGGAAGGGCTGCACTCACCTGTGCTGTGCGTGCTCACTCCCTACACCAGGGGAAGGGCTGCACTCACCTGTACTGTGCATGCTCACTCCCTACACCAGGGGAAGGGCTGCACTCACCTGTACTGTGCATGCTCACTCCCCACACCAGGGGAAGGGCCGCACTCACCTGTACTGTGCGTGCTCAATCCCCACGCTAGAGGAAGGGCTGCACTCACCTGTACTGTGCGTGCTCACTCCCCACACCAGGGGCAGGGCTGCACTCACCTGTATTGTGCGTGCTCACTCCCTTCACCAGAGGAAGGGCTGCACTCACCTGTACTGTGCATGCTCACTCCCCACACCAGGGGAAGGGCCGCACTCACCTGTACTGTGCGTGCTCAATCCCCACGCTAGAGGAAGGGCTGCACTCACCTGTACTGTGCGTGCTCACTCCCCACACCAGGGGAAGGGCCGCACTCACCTGTACTGTGCTTGCTCAATCCCCACGCTAGAGGAAGGGCTGCACTCACCTGTACTGTGCGTGCTCACTCCCCACACCAGGGGCAGGGCTGCACTCACCTGTATTGTGCGTGCTCACGCCCCACACCAGGGGAAGGGCCGCACTCACCTGTACTGTGCATGCAGGGGAAGGGCTGCACTCACCTGTACTGTGCATGCAGGGGAAGGGCTGCACTCACCTGTACTGTGCATGCAGGGGAAGGGCTGCACTCACCTGTACTGTGCATGCTCACTCCCCACACCAGGGGAAGGGCCGCACTCACCTGTACTGTGCGTGCTCAATCCCCACGCTAGAGGAAGGGCTGCACTCACCTGTACTGTGCGTGCTCACTCCCCACACCAGGGGCAGGGCTGCACTCACCTGTATTGTGCGTGCTCATGCCCCACACCAGGGGAAGGGCCGCACTCACCTGTACTGTGCATGCAGGGGAAGGGCTGCACTCACCTGTACTGTGCATGCTCACTCCCTACACCAGGGGAAGGGCTGCACTCACCTGTACTGTGCATGCTCACTCCCCACACCAGGGGAAGGGCCGCACTCACCTGTACTGTGCATGCAGGGGAAGGGCTGCACTCACCTGTACTGTGCATGCTCACTCCCCACGCCAGGGGAAGGGCTGCAATCCCCTTTTTCTTGCACATTAGAATCACTGACACTTGTCTGGCAAGTTTCTTTTTTACTTACAGTACACTGGCATCCAGAACCAATATCTCCACCCCTGTGCACAATCACTAACCCAAATACATTTGCCCAATGTCACAGAAACCCACTGGTccgctatctctctctcacacacgcacgcaTGCTCACGGGCACTCACCTGGCGAGCTCTTTTGCAGCAGTTTTGGTTAGAGCCTCCACTCCGGCTTTTGATGCAGCATAATTTGTTTGACCCACGTTCCCCACCTAGAAAGATGAGCAATATCATCTTAGTGCTTGGGTTCTTGGGAAGCCCTGTGCTCTTAGCTCCCTGTTGTACCATCTCATTCTCCTTGGGCTTAAAATACAACGTGGGGATTTAGGTTCGACACCAGGAAGAACTTTCTGTGAGGGGGAGCCAAGCATTGGGACAAGACGCTccaggtaagggggggtggggaagggtttaCAGCAGGTTGGACTTACATCGGCCTGGGATGATCATGGCACAATGgatcctgcctggaggcaggggaTAGACGAGAGGCAGGGCCTGAGATCAATCCCAGGATTCCCTGCCTGCCTGTGCTTCTCTTACAGCTGtaattgtcaattttttttttcaccgtcAGCTGAGCCCTTGCTCAGTGTTAGAAAGCAGTCAAGGAAGTAGGTGGAACCTGTgagtttggggggggtgggggagagtaaAATCACAACATTTTGAGAATAGATTGGATTCCCTTCACCTCACCTTCCCCACGATGCTTCCTATGTTGATAATGGAACCCCGGGTGGTGCCACTGGCTACAAGTGCCCTTGCCACGGCTTGAGTGATGAGGAAGGTGCCCTGGGAGAGAAGAGGCAGATACTCGTGAGAGGGGAACGCGGTGCAGTTGCGGATGCTGTAACAACACTCAGTGTGCGTAGCCAGGCCTCGCTTTACCTTCAAATTAACTTTCAGCACCAGGTCAAAAGCCTCTTCTGTCTGGCGGAGCAGGAATTCGTCCATGGTGACCCCAGCACTGTTCACAGAGATGCAAGGAGGCCGCGAAAACCGAGACTGAGGAAGGAAAGGCATGAAAAGCAAGAAGACttgcagggaggggggaaaatTCCAGTCCTCCATGAGCAAGAGTAATAGGAACTGAAAACAAATGAGTTTGtccgactccctccaggtctctGCAAACCATCACCTGCGTCTTTCCATCACTCTCATCTCTCTAATTCCAGCTGGAGACTGACGTCATTAGAGGGAAGGGTGATGacacaggaaaggaggcagagaTCACTGCAGGAGAGGCTGTGGTCACAGACTGCATTTGTTAGCTTTCCTCtggtggggggggtttttttccccagctGTCTCATCCTTTGGTCCCAGATATGCCAATTATCATGCATTAAGTTTGAGACTCGTGTAATTCGAAAGTGTCTTGTGCTCACATACAGTTAATCTGTCTCCTGCATCTCTGGCAGCCAGAAAAAGCCTGTGCCAAGCTGAGAGAGCAGAAGGCACAGCAAGGCTGAAGGGGAAAATAGCACAAGATGTGGACTGTGCAGCTGCAGCACAAGCACTCAGTACCTTCCTCTTACGCCCTGGAATAGCAGGACAGTACTGGCTGCAGACCCTGACCTGCCCCCCTCAATAggtaaagcagcagcagcagctgcaaatGGGATGACCGGCCGGCGAGGGCCGTTATCCATCtggcttctctctttctccctttgcTCCATCCTGTCACTtgctgaagagaagaagcaaagTAGCCTGTTTTGCAATGCTGGCTGACAAAGAGAAGAGGTGGGATGGGCTGGCCAGTGGAGCTCATCCTACAGCTCCCCGGCTGAAGAGCAGAAAAGGCAGAGACGAGGTGGCCGGTAGCCGTCCCATGGTGCCGGCTGCCAAAGAGTGTCCGAGTAGAGTGGCATTGAGTGAGCATCTTTAACCTGTGGGCTGGCTATGCAGGTCTCGTGATGCAAAAGATTAGTATAGTCAGCCTACAGATTTTAATCGTACATGCTTGGTGCCAGCCTGCTCGGATACTTTTTGACAGCTGGTACAGTGGGATAGTTCCACCAGCCACCTCATCcctgtctcttcctctctccagCAGTTGGTACTGCAGGATGCCTCCATGATTGGCTACTCTAAAACTGATGCTGACTGGTTgctttatgtatatatatatatatattgaaaaaactTCTATTCCGCATTATCCAAATTGTCCCCGCCATTTTGTATGAAGACGTGGGGAGACATTAATCCATCATGAAGCTTAGTAAGCAAGCTGGGTATTtttttaaggacataagaacatgccatactgggtcagaccaagggtccatcaggcccagcatcctgtttccaacagtggccaatccaggccataagaacctggcaagttcccaaaaactaagtctatccctttGTGTCCCATTGTTCTTGTTGAATGAATGTGAGCTTAGTTTATAATTCCTATTATGTCTCTGCAGTTAAAGGACTTGGATGGCCTTTTTTTTGTGTGCCAATGAATGCCATTTGCAAATACAGTGCCAGCCATTATTTGGACTTGGATTGTTTGCAGTTCCTCATGCCGGCTATCACAGATAAGTCTaccatatatttttgttttatcttgtTTGCATGATTTTATTTGCATCAAAATTTTAAACAGATTCCAACTAAAGGACACTGATATATAGTGATATATGATTATATTGGGGTGCTGTTCAGGCTAAAGTTTTTGATTGTTGACTTTCTACCACATTTTTGGGACTCTCACATTATTGAGTGTTGTTCATCTGttcttttgattttgatttttttaaacttgtcaAAGAAATCTTCTGGGCATGGCATGTGATTAGTGTATTGATGCTGGACTTTTCCCAGAGTTTAGGAGTAACTTTGGACAGCTACACTTTCTTCGTCAAAGCAAAGTAAACAGA
The DNA window shown above is from Rhinatrema bivittatum chromosome 19, aRhiBiv1.1, whole genome shotgun sequence and carries:
- the HSD17B8 gene encoding estradiol 17-beta-dehydrogenase 8 yields the protein MAAPLRLLGRLAVVTGGGSGIGRAVAQRLAREGAAVAVVDLNDSAANETVQTLSSDQLGHEHAAFVADVSASENVERLMNQIQSRFSRPPCISVNSAGVTMDEFLLRQTEEAFDLVLKVNLKGTFLITQAVARALVASGTTRGSIINIGSIVGKVGNVGQTNYAASKAGVEALTKTAAKELARYGIRCNTVLPGFIDTPMTEKVPQKVLDKFAGMIPLGRLGNPSDVADVCAFLASDDSGYITGASIEVTGGVFL